ttttagtttcacttctgattagttgaaaaagtggcgcgagaactttgaaccaatcactgagtgaagtaatgcaaaaccaaagtaattcgctaattactttcgacactgaattgaaaaccgctctaacaacTGAGCTATAGGAGCCTTGCGGCAGCCATAAATTATAAACTCTGTTCATGTGGGTTTTTCCAAAGATATTTATCTCATATTTGTTTCGTAAGtgttgttttccaaaaaaattgcttttccaATCACGGGTTTATGCAGTCTTCTTATGGGTGGGAAAAtcatgaaacaaaagtcaggAAAATCACAGGCAACCCAAACTCATAATTCGAATGCTCAGTCAACGTAACGATTTGTggggtttatatgggaaactTGAAATaccggaaaaaaaaatcggctaatcctagtttacggcgaggaaaataaataacataaaacTTACTTTTACTTCACCTTGTGTCCTTAATATGTCGATTTGTGGCGTTATGGAAATTAGGGGCAAATTTTAAAACTAGCCCAGAACGCCTCAAATCGAAACATGGTGAAGTAAAAGTAAgtttattgtatttattttccTCGCCGTAAACTAGGATAAGCCGATTTTTTTTCGGCATTTCATctttcccatataaaccctacaaATCGTTACGTTGATATGAGTTTCGGTCGCCTGTGGGAAAATAAGACAAACCTGGGTTCTAAATTATGGAAACGTCTATGGTCTTTATCTCTGACTTAACGTAACTTAACAGCTCATGAGCTTTTCTCAGAGTTTGGAGGTACTTTTGATTTGAGAGATAAATTCCGAATAATTGTCATAATCAGGCACATGTCCCTTATAGGCTGCAACAAGATCGCTGTATAGATTTGATCTAAGTTCTGTGAAGACGCGTCTATCTAATTTATGTTGTCCCAAAGCTGTTTTTCCCATCTGTACTGCTGTAACAAGAAGTACCTCAACCGGACAGATCGTCTGTACAATACCTCCTGAGAAAGCTTCTTGAGCAGAAAAACGCTTTCCCGTTAGCACAGCATCTGAGAGTGTCTTGGGATCTTTGATTTTTTCTCTGCATAGAGAACAAGCAAATATAGTGGTTATGCAAATGGGCACAACACTGACAGCTGGACCTTTAAGGGGAAAATGAGGAGGTAAAATTGTCCGTAGTACATGACACACCTAGCCCGTTATCAATACTTATAATTAACTAATAACGAAGACTGTCATCCAAATGATAGAGAACAAGTTTATTCATTGCATCTGACCTAAAATGCAGAATGTGCAATTGATACAAAGGGGAAAATACAAGTGGATCTGCTTGCCACAGCATCCAGCTGCTCAGCCAACTATCACAAGTGGCAAAACATAATTACAGTGCACTTCTCATCAATTGAAAGTATTTTGCAAAAAGGCTCCAGATCAGCTTGTTTGGATTCCAACTCATATATCTTTTTTCTACCTTGTCAATAGTGCATTTGCTTTCCCCATGTGCAGGCCAAGACGAATCTCGTTTATGGAAAACCAGCCTCTTTCAGTTCGCATGATGCGGTAGTCATGTGCAAGAGCCAGCAAAGCTCCCCCTCCAAATGCATGGCCTGTGAATGcaacaaaaatgataaattaacCAAAGTCAATTTCTTGACACCTCCTTAACTAGAGAAACTTTAAGGCAAAGAATGAAATGGGCTGGCAATTTGTTGATTCAGGCAGCTATTTCCAGAAAAGTAGTTTACAGGATGCATGGTGATTTCGATAAGCGTCAACTCACATTTAGTATCCTCTAAAATACCTTGCTTCTTAATGTCAATGTCACTTGTGTCAAGAAATTTCATTGAAATGTCCCTTCCACATTATTGATTTTCTCCGGTCCGTACTTTTTTGTCCATTGATTCATGGCCCAAGCACAAATTGCATGGGCACAGGTCATTATTAATTTAAAATCAACAgtaaaacaaaaagacaaaaaaatgaggATCCACAACTTACAGCAGACTGAGAAAATGAGGTTACTAAGCTAGGCACACAAAAAGAAACTcgttgaagtcaagcggaactttcaactgccacaaatgatTGGCATGTGtcaaaatcccaaaaaaaaagtataaatctgaaatagttgcttgcaattAGATTTAAAGTTCCAAAGGTTCATTTCACACATCTCGTGAAGAACATGCTAGTCCTGaaatgttgcatcaaaatttcaaatttagcggggtGGACTGTGAGCAGGTTGTACTGTAGAATATGGCCCACTAATTAAGCCAATCATGGTGCATATATTACCTGAGAGATAAAATAAACAGTTTATATAAGACACCTTCAACCTAAAAACAACCCTAAATCTAACTATTTCATCGTAACTACATTAGGTCGCTCACATTTTGTCTTTAATAACGCCAGACACTTTGTGAGATTGATTGATGAGGTACATTTTTGGAGACAAAGTACAGACAGCTAGTGAATTTAAAAAGCAGTCTAGTTTATTgccagacttaactgattagagtgcaatgtgaagtgctaagtatctaccccatatgaaccatgtgagcgttagccctactgatggaaatcggcccacacaaggacagagaagaaCTCTTACCAGGGTGGgcattgaacccacgacccggtcgggttagatcaccgctgctctaccgactgagctacaagatcaGACGAGagtaggccgtgggaactgaagatgttaaagtcacggcaatgaacatgtacaagtacaaggaagggttacgtttttacaaacgttggccgtgtagcacttatatttcaacagacgtaactgattaaagtgtaatgtgaagtgctagttttgtaccccatatgaaccatgtaagcgttagccctactagtggaaatgggcccacacaagagacagagaaaatctctgaccagggtgggaattgaaccccggcacgcccttcgggttagatcaccgctgctctaccgactgagctacaaggtcacaCGGGAGCAGGCCATCAGGGCCAGTTCATTCAAagtcaaaaaatatttttttttgtaataatatATATTCAGAATGCCATCTAAAATCAAACAGTACCATTGAGGGCTGCAATGGTTGGAAATGGAAGTGTTAACAGTCTTAAATGCAATGCAGGAAATCCAGTAAAAACTTTCTCCGCTTCACCCATTGTGGCTTTACGCATGAAGTCCAGATCAAGGCCAAGTGAAAAGTATTTTCCTTCACCAGTGGTGATCATAAAGGCAACATCTTTGTGGCTGAAATGAGGAAATGTTCAGTATTGAATAACTTTTTTTAAGCAGCATGTATGacttaattttattataattccactattatgccattttaccatatttggtcaaaagaaggacatttggctggctttctgtgctgtttacatcgttcgcaagcaCCCTGGCCCTGAAggacatatgattcatttttttagaaacactcttaccaaataaaataatgaagcaaaataacaactttttgtagtggaataataaatctcttattcgacaGTTTAACATAGAATACTCGCGgccattttgctcattgctccgGCGTAAAACAACTCGAAAAGTATCCGCGCCTATTATAcgtatgttaaaccatcgaataagatgtaacTATTTAATGAACTTTGCttaaggttactgctaacctttAGGAGTGCCTTCCAGGAAAACTATCGTAAGCGCGTTATTTCCGGTAAAACTCCAGCAAACTATATATCAccaaaaaggtaataaaatgaaGAATCCGAATATATGAACGTTTTAAGTTTATAATGACTTTCTTAGCGCGCGCAAGGCTTCAAACTCAAAACCATACATGTTCACTTTGCTGAATTACCCGCCTTCGCATTATCATGCACAAccaaacaaactgtactatttcaATCTGCACTCTATAGGCTACCAAAGTCTGTCGGGCTTTTAGGATCTTCCTATTGGTTTCcgagaaaataaactttgaagttAACCAATAGAGAATTTTCCGTTTCGCGACAAGCATAGACGCgtcaaagtaaaaatatttcaaatttttgaaaagcccaacACACTTTCGTGCACCAATATCCGATGATCATTTTGGCCAAATTTCGCAAAAATCCGACAAATCTACATAGCCTATAAATTCCTTTGAAGAGGACCTACTCCTGGAAAAATAAACCTCGAGTTTTTGAGCAGAAAAGATTTTACACGTTTTCACAACCCGGGTTTCACACCTTGTCAATGTGGGTGTGAATGCGGTCATGCGCGCTATGATGCCGCCGACCAATCAAAATCGACATAAGGCCGCCTGAAGAGGGTTTGTGACAAAACAGTCTTGAATTcgctagcctgttccaggctcccagatggtagggaaagagaaaaaaatgcgtgTGAAAAAACGCAGGTGTATTCGTTTTCCCGATTATCTGGGTCCGCCTGGAACATGCTATGAATTCGCAGGAAAGGCATTCAGCGCTGCATCATCAGCCACAGATTATTGATTGCAGAGTCAACCGCATTGACTACAAATAAATGGCAAACTCAACACTCGATATAGTGAAGATACCCGGATGTGTTCCCGGGTCAAAGTGCACGGGAGGTCTGAGGTGTTGACGAGTGTTGACATCTCATAATACCTTGGGGGATTAACATTTTAGTCATGCAAAacacaaaatttgcaataactcagcaagaaaaaaaccttttcaaataatttcttttttagaacaaagtaaatatatcaagtgaagctatgatcttcgaagttatgaacacaatttttacaattgcgttgagaagcctgaaaaattcaggacttcaacggggtttgaacgcCTGACAACGCGATTCCAGTGCTACgctgtaaccaactgagctatgaagccactgacgttgggagctggtcattcgtgggttctaatggtcccgtgaggaatgaatcaatgatgaaaaggtatatgaaatgaatcatatatgaactgcgaatataaaatcaactgaagctatgatcttcgcagttatgaacgcactttttacaattgcgtagagacgcctgaaaaattcaggacttcaacggggtttgaacccgtgacctcgcgattccggtgcgacgctctaaccaactgagctatgaagccactgacgttgggagctggtcatttgtgggttctaatgcatggtcccgtgaggaatgaatcaatgatgaaatggtatatgaaatgaatcatatccgcagttcatatatgattcatttcatataccatttcatcaaagTAAATATAATGAGCTATCTTATGGTGgccttttaaaattttgaaaaattcgagaccgaaaaggttagcagtaaccttaaGTATCAACTGAATTTAGTGCTGGAAAACTagctggggacactgtaaaaaACAATCAAATCAATTACTCATAATTATATAACCGTAGGTTGGCTTTAAAAGAGAGCAGAAAGTTACCAGAGTGCCCTGAAAAACCTCTCATaacagagaaccaacaaacgcaacccacatgtgacatcaagtctgggaatcgaaccctggtcacattggtgggaggtgagtgctcccACCACTGTGGCATCTCTGCTCCCTTACATTGTGACTTGCTAGACCTACATGTAACTGTAGGCAGAACAACCACCCAACCATGGCTTAAACGGTAAacaagtgctatattcttcactcGATcttgtaaaaagtgtagttaagcgAACCGcgaaatgaaagttaaaatctTATAAGAGTGCTTAAgtgtaatcactgaaatgagcgcttattaggcttaatcagtaaacgagtgcttaaTTCTTCACTCAATCTGTTGTAAAAAGTGTATTTAACtgaaccataaaatgaaagcaaaaattttaaaagtgcttcagcctaatcactgaaacaagcgcttggacttaatcagtaaacaagtcctaattcttcacacaatcttgtaaagtgtagttaaccgagcAGTAGAACGAAAGCGAaaaaattttaaagtggtactatgataaaaaaatcgtctcctttttttcttcagataatTTTTGGCAGCGTGTTTGCCTAACACTAGTCTCCCTCACAGCCGTTTTTAGTCTCGTCACGCAACACTCCTCCCCACGTTGAGCAACACTCCTCCCCACGTTGAGCGTGGAGTGTTGCGTGACGAGACTAAAAAtggctgcgagggagactagcCTAACACCAGAcgagcaaaattttgagctttcattaacaattttttatcTTAAGGCTGTataattttggatttcacggtccgccattactcccattcaaaactgaccgattggacctcagagggttggatcttgggaaagtgatgtcatttactcactacaGTAGCTTACAATTCCAGCATGTAAACACAACTTATTTTATATGCAAAAtacaagtttaaaaatctgaaagcctgaaactcccgcactgcatattaattcagccacgtacgtacacacgcattgcattcttaaactagtgagtctttgatgtcaatttttttctttgacccagctctctcaaaattTAAAGTTACCAGTAGTAAGGGCggccaataaataagaaaattccagttaaaataaacaggtgtctctttaaaatcagaacttaaaacttggatcactttaagtgtttagttaacatagctttgaaatccaaagaaaaaaagaatttactgttttggtcatagtaccactttaaaagagtgcttaaaGCGTTACTACTGAAACAAGGACTTTGGCTTAGTTTATTCAGTAAACAAGTgctcatgcgagccatggctgcgagtcatgcgaacCAATATGGCGAGcaatgcgagtcaacatgcgggtcacacagttattgaaaccAACCGTAAATGCAAATTTGATGGGTGAGGGAGAAGCTCTGCAAAAGTCTGGCAAAAACcatatgcaaataaaatgactgcgggactgcgggagcatgTTTTTAATCTCTAGATTTTAGTGGCGGGG
The Montipora capricornis isolate CH-2021 chromosome 10, ASM3666992v2, whole genome shotgun sequence genome window above contains:
- the LOC138019531 gene encoding uncharacterized protein isoform X1, with amino-acid sequence MAAKKIDVSFNENYAILRMKSGENRLNPEFLREFNCALDEIESHKDVAFMITTGEGKYFSLGLDLDFMRKATMGEAEKVFTGFPALHLRLLTLPFPTIAALNGHAFGGGALLALAHDYRIMRTERGWFSINEIRLGLHMGKANALLTREKIKDPKTLSDAVLTGKRFSAQEAFSGGIVQTICPVEVLLVTAVQMGKTALGQHKLDRRVFTELRSNLYSDLVAAYKGHVPDYDNYSEFISQIKSTSKL
- the LOC138019531 gene encoding uncharacterized protein isoform X2; the protein is MAAKKIDVSFNENYAILRMKSGENRLNPEFLREFNCALDEIESHKDVAFMITTGEGKYFSLGLDLDFMRKATMGEAEKVFTGFPALHLRLLTLPFPTIAALNGHAFGGGALLALAHDYRIMRTERGWFSINEIRLGLHMGKANALLTREKIKDPKTLSDAVLTGKRFSAQEAFSGGPLLPEKIGLHNRRRKKIVKLSPDSCCKLSRIQLLRGADYDCFYCSFFSFFEINCTIALE
- the LOC138019531 gene encoding uncharacterized protein isoform X3, whose product is MAAKKIDVSFNENYAILRMKSGENRLNPEFLREFNCALDEIESHKDVAFMITTGEGKYFSLGLDLDFMRKATMGEAEKVFTGFPALHLRLLTLPFPTIAALNGHAFGGGALLALAHDYRIMRTERGWFSINEIRLGLHMGKANALLTREKIKDPKTLSDAVLTGKRFSAQEAFSGVVVCKPMTLYPYN